A genomic window from Candidatus Thermoplasmatota archaeon includes:
- a CDS encoding Zn-ribbon containing protein: PAPRTPDALTEETELLEAPPAAASTAPAPAKKPREEPSTIAIQETGKYRIDVEALLHDSPIIVEKEGVYLIHLPSAFENAQKQGKA; the protein is encoded by the coding sequence CCCCGCGCCCAGGACGCCCGACGCGCTCACGGAGGAAACAGAGCTGCTCGAAGCGCCGCCGGCCGCCGCTTCCACAGCGCCGGCTCCCGCGAAGAAACCGCGCGAAGAGCCGAGCACGATTGCGATCCAGGAGACGGGCAAGTACCGCATCGACGTGGAGGCCCTCCTCCACGACTCCCCGATCATCGTCGAGAAGGAGGGCGTCTACCTCATCCACCTGCCAAGCGCCTTCGAGAACGCGCAGAAGCAGGGCAAGGCCTAG